From Spiroplasma monobiae MQ-1, a single genomic window includes:
- the plsX gene encoding phosphate acyltransferase PlsX produces the protein MEYKVIAFDVMGSDNGLIPAVDAAIKLLGEQKDLKIIFVGNEEALKKELSSRKHNPDQVEIKNATEVIEMTDGIMDIRRKKDSSMVRALELVRDGKAHGITTGGATAPFIAGCHFIIKKMDGIERPGFMPVIPTNVKDKTTLLLDVGANLECDPEDLVNFAIMATAYSKAVKGIKNPTVALLNIGEEKSKGLELHKEAYKLLEANKEINFVGNLESRYLVNGQVDIIVTDGYSGNIALKALEGMGKTLLNEIKSAITKTLFRKLAALRLKKAFKEVAAKFDYKNHAGAILLGANSIAFKSHGSSDKTAFYATLKMTYNAIKNDVVNKVKKALVE, from the coding sequence ATGGAATATAAAGTAATAGCGTTTGACGTTATGGGTTCGGATAATGGTTTAATTCCAGCAGTAGATGCTGCAATTAAACTTTTAGGTGAGCAAAAAGATTTAAAAATAATTTTTGTAGGTAATGAAGAAGCTTTAAAAAAAGAACTTTCATCTAGAAAGCACAATCCAGATCAAGTAGAAATTAAAAATGCCACTGAGGTTATTGAAATGACTGATGGCATTATGGATATCAGAAGAAAAAAAGATTCAAGTATGGTAAGAGCACTTGAATTGGTTAGAGACGGAAAAGCGCACGGCATAACAACGGGTGGTGCAACTGCTCCGTTTATAGCTGGATGCCATTTTATTATCAAAAAAATGGATGGTATCGAAAGACCTGGCTTTATGCCAGTTATCCCAACAAATGTGAAAGATAAAACAACGCTTTTACTAGACGTAGGGGCAAATTTAGAATGTGATCCAGAAGATTTAGTAAACTTTGCAATAATGGCAACAGCCTACTCAAAAGCTGTTAAAGGTATTAAAAATCCAACTGTTGCATTATTAAACATTGGAGAAGAAAAATCAAAAGGTTTAGAACTTCATAAAGAGGCATATAAACTATTAGAAGCAAACAAAGAAATTAATTTTGTTGGTAACCTGGAATCACGATACTTAGTAAATGGACAAGTGGATATTATAGTAACTGATGGATATTCAGGAAATATTGCTTTGAAAGCACTTGAAGGTATGGGTAAAACTTTATTAAACGAAATTAAATCGGCAATAACAAAAACTTTATTTAGAAAATTAGCTGCATTAAGACTAAAAAAAGCATTTAAAGAAGTGGCTGCAAAATTTGATTATAAAAATCATGCCGGAGCTATTTTATTGGGTGCAAACAGCATTGCATTTAAATCTCATGGTTCAAGTGATAAGACTGCTTTTTATGCAACTTTAAAAATGACTTACAATGCAATTAAAAATGACGTTGTTAATAAAGTTAAAAAGGCTTTGGTTGAATAA
- a CDS encoding chromosome segregation protein SMC — MIFLKKIEAYGFKSFAEPTTLNFDFSMTGIVGPNGSGKSNINDAIMWCLGEQSYKSLRGDSMDDIVFSGSSEKKPLNMAEVTLVFDNSTRAFSSLDYNEVSITRKFFRLTKESEYFINGSRVRLKDIQDVALETGLTKSSLAIISQGSISNFVESKPEDRRRLFDEAAGVARYKKRKEEAIRKLVRSQENLDRLNDIINEIERKLPTLKRQSKKAISYKELFDELKKIEVSVLVNDIKLYKQKIIELNEQKTELKIQISSLEKEISKKSEEFNGISQSNYNSEKELSKLNKEFTKIVEKISELKVSRITLESKKSKVDIDDKEFKSSDLKNKSKELEIRLEAEEQKLAKLLNDKVEKREKLEAASGKRFKLNQELDGIRKQLAKTESSLETLLARKNSMDNLFEGVKNVLENKNSLSGIVGTVQDLIVVEKEYEIAISTVIQSGLQNIIMKSTSDVKVAIEFLKNNKAGHATFLPLDNLKPSFINNETRFIIQKSKGFVGFGNEIVKIEKKYQVVLDYLLSNYLVVENYDDAIELSKVTNKRYHIVTLDGQRILPHGAIVGGSRKNKSVILNDSNQIQDLENIKKELDERENLMSKEVGSLSDEIEVLREELAEIQTAIGASRHSSELIERESNEIKEEFRVITGKELNGGEQEFQSVDEQIIKIISEISEQETKKDEVQQQINVIRSLKDKSNERQNNLNSIINEDRGMLNSLKDKYSNLNSDGTLMFEKQSNATARLAQNYSLTYEAALELNTNVNETESEVRDRINYLRKEINSLGNVNLDSIEEYEEENSRYQTYVEQTQDVLESIKNLKDAIGDMDQQMIIQFKKIIKDVNAVLPDTFATLFGGGTASIIYTNPDDILNTGIDLKMSPPGKKIANLNLLSGGEKSMVALSVLFSILKVKPIPLVILDEVEAPLDIANVERFAKYIKTFTTNTQFMIVTHRMGTMENCDTLFGATMEQKGITKLVQIKLVEAKKLSNTN, encoded by the coding sequence ATGATATTCTTAAAAAAAATTGAAGCGTATGGGTTCAAATCATTTGCTGAACCAACTACTTTAAATTTTGATTTTTCAATGACAGGGATTGTGGGTCCTAATGGTAGTGGTAAGTCTAACATAAACGACGCTATCATGTGATGTCTTGGAGAACAATCATATAAATCATTACGTGGTGATTCAATGGATGACATTGTATTTTCAGGAAGTAGTGAAAAGAAACCATTAAATATGGCAGAAGTTACCCTTGTATTCGACAACAGCACTAGAGCTTTTAGCTCACTAGATTATAATGAAGTATCAATTACAAGAAAATTTTTTAGATTAACTAAAGAATCAGAATACTTTATAAACGGAAGTAGAGTTCGTTTGAAAGATATTCAAGATGTTGCTTTAGAAACTGGATTAACAAAATCAAGTTTAGCAATTATTTCTCAAGGTTCTATTAGTAACTTTGTTGAATCAAAACCAGAAGATAGAAGAAGGCTTTTTGATGAAGCAGCGGGAGTTGCTCGCTATAAAAAAAGAAAAGAAGAAGCTATTAGAAAACTTGTAAGATCTCAAGAAAATCTAGACAGATTAAACGACATAATAAATGAAATTGAAAGAAAATTACCAACTTTAAAAAGACAGTCTAAAAAGGCTATTTCATATAAAGAACTTTTTGATGAGCTTAAAAAAATTGAAGTTTCAGTTTTGGTGAATGATATTAAATTATACAAGCAAAAAATAATTGAATTAAATGAACAAAAAACTGAATTAAAAATTCAAATAAGTTCACTTGAAAAAGAAATTAGCAAAAAGAGTGAAGAATTTAATGGAATTTCTCAATCGAACTATAATAGTGAAAAAGAATTATCAAAATTAAATAAAGAATTTACTAAAATTGTTGAAAAAATAAGTGAATTAAAAGTTTCTAGAATTACATTAGAATCTAAAAAAAGCAAAGTTGATATAGATGATAAAGAATTTAAATCTTCTGATTTAAAAAACAAATCTAAGGAATTAGAAATCAGATTGGAAGCTGAAGAACAAAAGCTTGCAAAGTTATTAAATGATAAAGTTGAGAAAAGAGAGAAGCTTGAAGCTGCTAGTGGTAAACGTTTCAAACTTAACCAAGAATTAGATGGAATTAGAAAGCAACTTGCAAAAACAGAATCTAGTTTAGAAACTTTATTGGCAAGAAAAAACTCTATGGATAACTTGTTTGAAGGGGTTAAAAATGTTCTTGAAAATAAAAACTCACTTTCAGGGATAGTTGGAACCGTTCAAGACTTAATAGTTGTTGAAAAGGAATATGAAATTGCTATTTCAACTGTTATTCAAAGCGGATTACAAAACATTATTATGAAATCGACAAGTGATGTTAAAGTTGCAATTGAATTCTTAAAAAATAATAAGGCTGGTCACGCTACTTTCTTACCTTTAGATAACTTAAAACCAAGTTTTATAAACAATGAAACAAGATTTATTATTCAAAAATCAAAAGGATTTGTTGGTTTTGGAAATGAAATTGTAAAAATAGAAAAAAAATATCAAGTAGTATTAGATTACTTATTATCAAACTATTTAGTTGTTGAAAATTATGATGATGCTATTGAACTTTCAAAAGTTACAAACAAGAGATATCACATTGTAACATTGGATGGTCAAAGAATCTTGCCTCACGGAGCTATAGTTGGGGGAAGTAGAAAAAATAAAAGTGTTATTTTAAATGACTCAAATCAAATTCAAGATTTAGAAAACATTAAAAAAGAACTTGATGAAAGAGAAAATTTAATGTCAAAAGAAGTTGGTTCATTAAGTGACGAAATTGAGGTTCTTCGTGAAGAGCTGGCTGAAATTCAGACAGCTATCGGAGCTTCAAGACACTCATCTGAATTAATTGAACGTGAATCAAATGAGATTAAAGAAGAATTTAGAGTTATTACAGGAAAAGAATTAAATGGTGGAGAACAAGAGTTCCAATCTGTTGATGAACAAATTATTAAAATAATTTCTGAAATTTCTGAACAAGAAACAAAAAAAGATGAAGTACAACAACAAATTAATGTTATTAGATCTCTTAAAGATAAATCAAACGAGAGGCAAAACAATTTGAACTCAATTATTAATGAAGATAGAGGAATGTTGAATTCATTGAAAGATAAATATTCAAACCTGAATTCTGATGGAACTTTAATGTTTGAGAAACAATCAAATGCAACAGCGAGATTGGCTCAAAATTATAGCCTAACTTATGAAGCTGCATTAGAATTAAATACTAATGTCAATGAAACAGAAAGCGAAGTTAGAGATAGAATTAATTACTTGAGAAAAGAAATTAATTCATTAGGTAATGTTAACTTAGATTCAATTGAAGAGTACGAAGAAGAAAATTCAAGATATCAAACATATGTTGAACAAACTCAGGATGTACTTGAATCAATTAAAAACTTAAAAGATGCAATTGGTGATATGGATCAACAAATGATAATTCAATTTAAAAAAATTATCAAAGATGTTAATGCCGTATTACCAGATACTTTTGCCACATTATTTGGTGGTGGAACTGCATCTATAATTTATACTAATCCAGACGATATTTTAAATACAGGTATTGATTTAAAAATGTCTCCTCCAGGTAAAAAAATTGCCAACTTAAATTTATTGAGTGGTGGGGAAAAATCAATGGTTGCATTGTCAGTGTTATTTTCAATATTAAAAGTAAAACCAATTCCATTAGTAATTTTGGATGAGGTTGAAGCACCGCTGGATATTGCTAATGTGGAACGTTTTGCAAAATATATCAAAACATTTACAACAAATACACAATTCATGATTGTCACTCACAGAATGGGTACAATGGAAAACTGTGATACATTATTTGGAGCTACAATGGAACAAAAAGGTATTACCAAGCTTGTTCAAATTAAATTAGTTGAAGCAAAAAAATTATCAAACACAAATTAG
- the rnc gene encoding ribonuclease III, whose amino-acid sequence MDIRSFLLKEFSIEVKEKNYYYEALTHNSFSNENRLAKNYQRLEFLGDAILQLRVSDRLYKMFPKSNEGLLTKYRSSIVKQSTLAELSRKIGLGKFIRLGVGELESKGYEKDSILSDIFESITAAIYLDQSEEVLSEWLEKTIFSSFVIDQFLDKSHDFKSELQELIQLEMRSELKYVTIDSKKFKDNTTSFTVNAILDGMVFGTGEGSNKKQAEQEAAKNALSKIKKNK is encoded by the coding sequence ATGGATATAAGAAGTTTTCTATTGAAAGAATTTTCAATAGAGGTTAAAGAAAAAAATTACTATTATGAAGCTTTAACTCATAACTCTTTTTCAAATGAAAATAGACTTGCTAAAAACTACCAAAGATTGGAATTTTTGGGAGATGCAATTTTGCAGTTAAGAGTCAGTGATCGCCTTTATAAAATGTTTCCTAAATCAAATGAGGGGCTATTAACTAAATATAGAAGTTCTATAGTTAAACAATCAACTTTAGCTGAACTTTCTAGAAAAATTGGGTTAGGCAAATTCATTAGATTAGGTGTTGGAGAACTTGAATCAAAAGGATATGAAAAGGATTCTATTTTATCAGATATTTTTGAATCAATTACCGCAGCTATTTATTTAGATCAAAGCGAAGAAGTTTTAAGTGAATGATTGGAAAAAACTATTTTTAGTAGTTTTGTAATAGATCAATTCCTTGATAAATCACATGATTTTAAATCTGAATTACAAGAGTTAATTCAGTTGGAGATGAGAAGCGAGTTAAAATACGTAACAATAGATAGCAAAAAATTTAAAGATAACACTACTTCATTTACAGTTAATGCTATTCTGGATGGGATGGTTTTTGGAACTGGCGAAGGAAGCAATAAAAAGCAAGCCGAACAAGAGGCTGCAAAGAATGCTTTGTCTAAAATTAAAAAAAATAAATAA